The sequence below is a genomic window from Dictyostelium discoideum AX4 chromosome 5 chromosome, whole genome shotgun sequence.
gttcaaatcccatttcaaataaaaattttgaaactttttctcttacaatattattatgaCCATGAACAATGAAAACTTTTATTCTTTCATTATTCCCATtactaatactattattattataattattattattattattattaataacacTACTATTTGTGTTTACTGTTGatacactattattattattattattattatttggtattatgtcaattgattttataatattactactattatttaatgatataaaaaaaattaaaaaataaaataaaactaatagTCTAAAAATATacttcattatttaatattaaaaaattatgaaaaataagaataataagaacaataagaaaaaaaaaaaaaaaaaaaaaaattttttaattttaatcaaagGGTTAAATGgtggaaataaataaaaaaaaaaaaaaaaaaaaattaaatttaaaaattaaaacttaaaaataaaatgatgaCTGTTTTAAAACAgtatttttgtaaatttttaagaatgattcgggaaaaaaaaaaaaaaaaaagatatttttattttatttttattttatttttattttatattacattggaaattgattaaaaaactattactctatatttaatatattattattattattacatgttattataattattatttatttttatttttttaacttttctTTTCTGAAGAAGCAAATATTGTACTTTTTCTAGGAGGTGGTGGATTTGATTGACTTGGAGatgatttatttgtaattttactattatttttagttgatgttgttgttgtactttgtgattttttatgattttgtGAAGAAGCAgaagttgttgaagttgataAAGAagttgaagatgaagaagttaaatttgaaaagaatCCTTTACTACCACTGCTGCTGCTTTCAATAGCAGGTCTTAATGATAATACACTTGGTAAATCATCTGCTACtatgttgttattattgttattattattttcattattatctaaaTCTTTCCAATCAGAAGTTGCTTTTGTCattaataaagttttaataaatttctctttatcaatattttttaattgaacgaaataaattgatttctccataaatagtaatattgaatttgttagattgaaaatatctaaaaCGTCAATAACTCTAATTTTACTTGATAATGAAACATCAATGATATTCCAAAttctattatttgatttcaaACCACTTAGTATTGATTTTTGAGCCTTTTGTAATAACACTAAACAATCATTAAACGAATAGAATATTGTCTCTTTTGAAACTTTAAATTCATCTGGAAATACCCATTGTTCAGTCAATTCATCACTTGATGATTTACCACCTGATCTATATTTCTTTAATctctttaataatgaatccTCTTCTTTTAATGGATAAATTGAATGTATAAAAAATTCACCatctaaaatatattttctaCCATTTTCATGaatattctaataataaagtgTGTGTGTGAGTGTGTGTGAGCAGCTATGTATATacataaatatatatacatataagttaatttaataatacttacaactttatcaattattgtttcttgaagttgttgagttttaatttgattatcatCATCTCTTTTTGCTTCATTAATGAAAGAAGTAACTTCTTTAATACcttttaaacatttatttaataattttacatttGCATGATTTGGAGGTGtctgtttaattaattcactcaataataaaacataACGTGGTAAACGTTGAACTGGCATAATCAATATTGAATTCAAATCAAGTCCATTACATCTACTATCATTTCTacatttttctaaaaaatttgaaaaatcttttttctttcttaATCTCGCTAATAATGTCACTGATGCATCATAtccaataatataattactatacattttaaaattttcttgctatttttaaaaaataaaaaaaaaaaaaaaaaaaaggggacAGGGGTAGAGCGAAggagttaataataataataataatatttatttatttatttgatatatatatatatataataaacttacatttttattaaaaatatttgtaattgCAACAGTTGATTCCAATGAGgtgatttcttttaatttttgaggttttgaatttggtgatgaGAAAGTGGTTGTAGTGGTGGTAACTGTTGATAATCTATTTTGATTGGTTGTAGTTACTGTTGTTTTAGTTAGAGAATTGGGAGGTAAGATATCATTTGACCAACTGAAAGAGTTATAACAAATGGCTAACTCTGTAAAGAATTCAacatgaaattttaataaatcttcaGTTaagaaaattgatttaatatgtTCTTCTTTTATTAATGACTTATGTTGATTTCTTAATGGGTCAATATAAACCTCTTGAATCGCTGATAAATAAGTTACATAAGATTTCTCAGTTTGTATAATTTCTTCTAATATTAattctctcttttttttagttgattcatcttcatcatttttactattactaccaccaccactatttgatgatgttgtagaattattattacccattttttgtatttgaataaaaaaaaaaaaagtgggaaaataaaaaaataaaaaaataaaaaaataaaaaaaaagaataaaaaaaaaaatctgaaaaaaaaaaaaaaaaaaatttaaaaaaataaaacaaaataaaaaatcagatttttttttcaaataaaagaaacttttttttatttgcacCATCAAACCTAAAAA
It includes:
- the gxcE gene encoding RhoGEF domain-containing protein (pleckstrin homology (PH) domain-containing protein); this translates as MGNNNSTTSSNSGGGSNSKNDEDESTKKKRELILEEIIQTEKSYVTYLSAIQEVYIDPLRNQHKSLIKEEHIKSIFLTEDLLKFHVEFFTELAICYNSFSWSNDILPPNSLTKTTVTTTNQNRLSTVTTTTTTFSSPNSKPQKLKEITSLESTVAITNIFNKNQENFKMYSNYIIGYDASVTLLARLRKKKDFSNFLEKCRNDSRCNGLDLNSILIMPVQRLPRYVLLLSELIKQTPPNHANVKLLNKCLKGIKEVTSFINEAKRDDDNQIKTQQLQETIIDKVNIHENGRKYILDGEFFIHSIYPLKEEDSLLKRLKKYRSGGKSSSDELTEQWVFPDEFKVSKETIFYSFNDCLVLLQKAQKSILSGLKSNNRIWNIIDVSLSSKIRVIDVLDIFNLTNSILLFMEKSIYFVQLKNIDKEKFIKTLLMTKATSDWKDLDNNENNNNNNNNIVADDLPSVLSLRPAIESSSSGSKGFFSNLTSSSSTSLSTSTTSASSQNHKKSQSTTTTSTKNNSKITNKSSPSQSNPPPPRKSTIFASSEKKS